From Romeriopsis navalis LEGE 11480, the proteins below share one genomic window:
- a CDS encoding DUF427 domain-containing protein, with protein MPKAVWNGQVIAESDQCEVVEGNQYFPPDAIKSEYFQPSDTHTTCGWKGVASYHNIVVDGQVNKDAAWYYPEAKSAAKNIEGYVAFWRGVKVEA; from the coding sequence ATGCCAAAAGCAGTTTGGAATGGCCAAGTGATTGCTGAAAGCGATCAGTGTGAGGTGGTAGAGGGCAATCAATATTTTCCGCCGGATGCGATCAAGTCGGAATATTTTCAGCCAAGTGACACCCATACAACCTGTGGTTGGAAAGGCGTTGCCAGTTATCACAATATTGTGGTTGATGGTCAAGTAAATAAAGATGCGGCTTGGTACTACCCCGAGGCGAAGTCGGCCGCCAAAAATATTGAAGGGTATGTTGCGTTTTGGCGCGGGGTCAAGGTTGAGGCTTAG
- a CDS encoding YlqD family protein, whose amino-acid sequence MEASNSELLLQRNVNVNVVVTPRWKDEAQQQLQQQLNGVDEQLQQFEMQLQQVLGEIQKQSVQPPGPETIAQMDNVKMQFNESKSELLEQKNQVLQQLQQVQTLELEQEVNQGQIISTFKLAKGDNLIEKMNVEVLLRDGIVEDIRGEL is encoded by the coding sequence ATGGAAGCGTCTAATTCGGAACTGTTGCTACAACGCAATGTCAATGTCAATGTCGTCGTTACCCCGCGTTGGAAGGATGAAGCTCAACAGCAGCTCCAACAACAGCTAAATGGGGTTGATGAGCAGCTCCAGCAGTTTGAGATGCAACTTCAGCAGGTGCTCGGCGAGATCCAAAAGCAAAGCGTCCAGCCTCCTGGACCCGAAACCATCGCCCAGATGGACAATGTCAAAATGCAGTTCAATGAGAGCAAAAGTGAATTGCTCGAACAGAAAAATCAAGTTTTGCAACAGCTCCAGCAGGTTCAGACACTTGAACTTGAGCAGGAAGTAAACCAAGGCCAAATCATCAGCACATTCAAGCTCGCAAAAGGCGATAACCTAATCGAGAAGATGAACGTGGAAGTACTGCTGCGGGACGGCATTGTCGAAGATATTCGTGGTGAACTCTAA
- a CDS encoding AMP-dependent synthetase/ligase, which produces MGEARISEAFLMGEQERQNLANTSEYVNTQSLPEVWAIACKRFHNLTAVIDPHSKPETRLTYGELYQGIQDFAAGLQSLGLTAAAADDYPPRVALFADNCPRWMMADQGVMLAGGIDAVRGSQADPDELGFILENSGAIGLIAHDLALFQKLRHQLLDRQLKFVILLTGEAATDEQFELLTFEQVISKGKDFPLQPAQQDRSTIATLMYTSGTSGMPKGVMLSHGNLIHQPTAAAGVVQMQPEDKVLSILPIWHAYERSFEYFLFSRGCTQIYTNIRYVKQDLKQFQPQYMVGVPRLWESIYEGIQKQFRDQPAKKQKLVNFFLKQSLSYIQAKRITQGLSLETTHPSAAEKAKAMAKRAALSPIHRLGGKLVYQKIRDGLGGKIEFVVSGGGSIADHLEDFFEIVGVVILSGYGLTETSPITNVRRPWCNIRGADGQPMLDTEVRIVDLTTRQALPFNQQGLILIRGPQVMQGYFRNPEATAKALDADGWFDTGDLGMLLEDYNLIITGRAKDTIVLTNGENIEPQPIEEHLANCPYVDQVMLVGQDQKNLGALIVPNLEALENHLGHPPDLNSPTVQDLFQREITQRIKQRPGYRSDDRIGAFRLIEEPFSAENGLLTQTLKVKRNVVSDRYRDQIAQMFR; this is translated from the coding sequence ATGGGTGAAGCACGGATTTCTGAAGCATTTTTGATGGGCGAGCAGGAACGGCAAAACCTCGCCAACACCAGCGAATATGTCAACACGCAATCACTCCCAGAAGTCTGGGCGATCGCCTGTAAACGGTTTCACAACCTCACGGCAGTGATTGATCCCCATAGCAAACCCGAGACCCGCCTCACCTACGGCGAGCTTTATCAAGGGATTCAAGACTTTGCGGCGGGACTACAATCGCTGGGCCTCACAGCGGCTGCCGCCGATGACTACCCCCCTCGGGTGGCGCTATTTGCCGATAACTGTCCCCGCTGGATGATGGCCGACCAAGGCGTCATGCTGGCCGGGGGAATCGACGCTGTTCGTGGTTCTCAAGCGGATCCGGATGAACTAGGATTCATTTTGGAAAATAGTGGCGCGATCGGCTTAATCGCCCATGACCTCGCCCTATTCCAAAAACTGCGACATCAACTGCTCGATCGCCAGCTCAAGTTCGTCATTTTGCTCACGGGGGAAGCCGCCACCGATGAACAGTTTGAGCTTTTGACCTTTGAACAGGTAATCAGCAAAGGCAAAGATTTTCCGCTCCAGCCGGCGCAACAAGATCGATCGACCATCGCAACGCTCATGTACACCTCTGGCACCTCCGGGATGCCCAAGGGCGTGATGCTGAGTCACGGCAACTTAATTCACCAACCCACCGCCGCCGCTGGCGTCGTTCAGATGCAACCAGAGGACAAAGTCTTAAGCATCCTCCCAATTTGGCATGCCTACGAACGATCGTTTGAATACTTCCTGTTTTCGCGCGGCTGCACCCAGATTTACACCAACATTCGCTACGTTAAACAGGACCTGAAACAATTCCAACCGCAGTATATGGTTGGCGTTCCCCGGCTCTGGGAATCGATCTATGAAGGCATTCAAAAACAGTTCCGGGATCAACCGGCCAAAAAACAAAAACTAGTCAACTTTTTCCTCAAACAGAGTTTGAGCTATATTCAGGCCAAACGGATTACCCAGGGACTCTCCCTCGAAACCACTCATCCCAGCGCCGCCGAAAAAGCTAAAGCAATGGCGAAACGCGCCGCCCTTTCACCAATTCATCGTCTGGGTGGAAAGTTGGTCTACCAGAAAATCCGCGATGGCCTCGGTGGCAAAATCGAATTTGTCGTGAGTGGTGGCGGTTCGATCGCCGATCATCTCGAAGATTTCTTCGAAATTGTCGGTGTGGTGATTCTTAGTGGCTATGGCCTGACCGAAACATCCCCAATTACGAATGTGCGTCGCCCTTGGTGCAACATTCGTGGCGCCGATGGCCAGCCGATGCTGGATACCGAAGTGCGCATCGTGGATCTCACAACGCGCCAAGCCTTACCGTTTAATCAACAGGGGCTAATTTTGATCCGGGGCCCCCAAGTGATGCAGGGATATTTCCGCAATCCCGAAGCCACCGCCAAGGCCCTCGATGCCGACGGTTGGTTCGATACCGGCGATTTAGGCATGCTGCTGGAAGACTACAACCTGATCATCACCGGCCGGGCCAAGGACACGATCGTGCTAACCAACGGGGAGAATATCGAACCCCAACCGATCGAAGAACATTTGGCCAACTGCCCCTACGTTGACCAAGTGATGCTGGTCGGACAGGATCAAAAAAATCTTGGGGCGTTGATTGTGCCGAATCTCGAAGCCTTGGAAAACCACCTCGGCCATCCACCAGACCTCAATAGCCCAACCGTACAAGATCTATTTCAGCGCGAGATTACCCAGCGGATTAAGCAGCGTCCGGGTTACCGGTCCGACGATCGAATTGGGGCATTCCGGCTAATTGAGGAACCGTTTAGCGCCGAAAATGGCCTCCTCACCCAAACCCTCAAAGTGAAGCGGAACGTGGTTAGCGATCGTTACCGCGATCAAATCGCGCAAATGTTCCGCTAA
- a CDS encoding dihydrolipoamide acetyltransferase family protein: MIREIFMPALSSTMTEGKITSWLKSPGDKVEKGETVLIVESDKADMDVESFYEGFLAAIVTDTGDSAPVGAAIGLLAEEESEIEAAKQQAAAGGAANNGSAAPAPAAAPAATPAVATATNTAVPAPATQASGRVYVSPRARKLAKQHGVDIKTIQGSGPNGRVTADDVQAAAGQSPAAPMPAAVASAPAKATPVPAPAPVSPGQTVPFTAMQGAVVRNMNASLEVPVFRASYTINTDGLNALYKQLKPKGVTMSVMLAKAVAVTLKNHPLLYASFAEAGTHYNAEINIAVAVAMDDGGLITPVLRQADSTDIYSLGRNWKDLVSRARTKQLQPDEYSTGTFTISNLGMFGVDSFDAILPPGTGSILAIGATKPTLVADKNGTFGIKTQMQVNITCDHRIIYGAHGAAFLKDLATLIETNPESLTM, encoded by the coding sequence ATGATTCGTGAAATTTTCATGCCTGCTCTGAGTTCTACCATGACCGAGGGGAAAATCACCTCTTGGCTCAAATCCCCTGGGGATAAGGTAGAGAAAGGCGAAACCGTCCTGATCGTGGAATCCGATAAAGCCGATATGGACGTAGAGTCATTCTACGAAGGTTTCCTCGCGGCGATCGTCACGGACACCGGCGACAGCGCGCCAGTCGGGGCCGCGATCGGACTACTGGCGGAAGAAGAGTCCGAGATTGAAGCGGCGAAGCAGCAGGCCGCAGCAGGTGGCGCCGCAAACAATGGCAGCGCCGCCCCCGCACCGGCAGCAGCACCCGCCGCTACCCCAGCAGTCGCAACAGCAACGAATACAGCGGTCCCCGCACCAGCAACGCAAGCAAGCGGTCGGGTATACGTCTCGCCCCGCGCCCGCAAACTTGCCAAACAACACGGCGTTGATATTAAAACCATCCAAGGCAGCGGACCAAATGGCCGGGTCACGGCCGATGATGTCCAGGCCGCAGCGGGTCAATCACCAGCAGCACCCATGCCAGCAGCCGTCGCCAGCGCGCCAGCTAAAGCCACACCAGTGCCCGCACCAGCACCGGTGTCACCGGGTCAAACGGTGCCCTTTACGGCGATGCAAGGGGCCGTTGTCCGCAATATGAATGCAAGCCTGGAAGTTCCCGTATTCCGAGCCAGCTACACCATCAACACCGATGGGCTGAATGCACTGTATAAGCAGTTGAAACCCAAAGGCGTGACTATGTCAGTGATGCTGGCGAAGGCGGTGGCGGTAACCCTGAAGAATCACCCCTTGCTCTACGCGAGTTTTGCGGAAGCTGGGACACACTACAACGCTGAAATCAACATTGCCGTGGCGGTCGCCATGGACGATGGGGGATTGATTACACCCGTACTGCGGCAAGCCGATAGTACCGATATTTACTCCCTGGGTCGCAACTGGAAGGATTTAGTCAGTCGGGCACGCACGAAGCAGTTGCAACCCGATGAGTACAGTACTGGAACCTTTACCATTTCCAATCTCGGCATGTTTGGGGTTGATTCCTTCGATGCGATTTTGCCACCGGGAACCGGTTCGATCTTGGCAATCGGGGCCACAAAGCCAACCTTAGTCGCCGATAAAAACGGCACATTTGGCATTAAGACACAAATGCAAGTCAACATTACCTGTGACCACCGGATTATTTACGGTGCTCATGGAGCGGCCTTCTTGAAGGATTTAGCCACATTAATTGAGACGAATCCTGAATCCTTAACGATGTAG
- a CDS encoding substrate-binding domain-containing protein, with product MVQMRSASVVNLALLTTLTTVAAPWVAANAFPSFPQQGTVAGGTNVRIQGSSNLNPLNQSLKKGFEQKYAGAKVSVANQGTAAALNEVAAGKADLAAIGRPLNDAEKAKGLVAVPVGRDKIAIVVGKKNPFKKDLTIKQFAQLFRGEAKTWKAVGGPNNAVRFVDRVTTDTRVAFPNYPAFKGKKLASGATAVKVEDEKPAAMSAKLGANGVSFLPASLLAGQKDIRVLTMHGVAPTDQRYPFSQPLFYVYKGAQPNPAVQAFLGFAGAKAGQSAIAASGVKQPVDFNKQATGAKAAAPAAAKATGDQAKADAAKAKAKAKAKAAAAAKAQADAKAKTDAKAQADAKAKAAAKAKADAAAKADAKPPADAKAQADVKAKADAAKAAAAAKSGEKVATAPANAPAATKVEPADAGAAASNQIAIGEETGRGIPPWLWWLLLPLGLLGLLLWLLPKDEEDDVLPSRSATGSTTRLGGVGNAVDTAKDTVGDAANAGGAAAAGAGAAIAGAGAAAMARLRGNKDQLDDATPDRALDSEWEPGTGDQPEVNIETPDWNLNADESAEVVADDPSWAESAKNAAGDAVDGTKDSLGNVFDAGGAAVAGAGAAAAGLGGAAWSRLRGNNNDQSADLNAGEAAEAEWEFEGELPSASTEVSSRMADFAPDGNQPDGGNLLDRAKDAVGGAVDGTKDAASNLVDGAKDVTGNTIGNVQSGLDNGVSGVTGAVAGATGAVTEGVGSSIDRVSATSANLTDTAGETAGTTSGWLKSLFGKAKDAAGDATQAAAGVGDKLKDGVTDAAGSVTGTAAAGGAAAVAGLGAAGAAVGAAMSGAGRVVMVPYNSREALVRWEMAAAAQTELRQQGGNQLVLRLYDVTDMDSTATDLPTFEQFDVDESAQEQRILIPQRDRTYMTVLGYLTRSGGFLEVSRSESVQIPAS from the coding sequence ATGGTACAAATGCGCTCTGCATCCGTCGTCAATTTAGCTTTATTAACGACTCTTACAACCGTTGCGGCACCTTGGGTTGCGGCCAACGCCTTTCCGAGTTTTCCGCAGCAAGGCACTGTGGCCGGTGGGACAAATGTGCGAATTCAAGGTTCAAGTAACCTGAATCCACTGAATCAGTCTTTGAAAAAAGGCTTTGAGCAGAAATATGCCGGGGCAAAGGTAAGTGTGGCCAATCAGGGCACTGCAGCTGCGCTCAATGAAGTTGCGGCGGGTAAGGCAGACCTGGCTGCAATTGGTCGTCCTCTCAACGATGCCGAAAAGGCGAAGGGATTAGTCGCGGTCCCCGTGGGGCGCGACAAGATTGCGATTGTCGTGGGCAAAAAGAATCCGTTCAAGAAAGATTTAACGATTAAGCAGTTTGCCCAGCTCTTTCGCGGCGAAGCCAAGACTTGGAAAGCGGTGGGTGGTCCAAACAATGCCGTGCGGTTTGTCGATCGTGTCACTACGGATACGCGGGTGGCTTTCCCGAACTATCCGGCATTTAAGGGTAAGAAACTGGCATCCGGCGCCACCGCTGTGAAGGTTGAAGATGAAAAGCCAGCAGCGATGAGTGCCAAGTTAGGTGCCAATGGGGTCAGCTTCTTGCCAGCGAGCTTGTTGGCTGGTCAGAAAGACATTCGGGTTTTGACGATGCATGGCGTCGCGCCGACAGATCAGCGCTATCCCTTTTCGCAGCCGTTGTTCTATGTTTATAAGGGCGCACAGCCGAATCCAGCCGTCCAGGCATTTTTAGGATTTGCGGGGGCGAAGGCGGGTCAAAGCGCGATCGCCGCTTCGGGTGTCAAACAGCCGGTTGACTTCAACAAGCAAGCAACGGGGGCTAAAGCGGCGGCACCGGCTGCGGCCAAGGCGACTGGTGATCAGGCCAAAGCCGACGCGGCGAAGGCGAAGGCGAAGGCGAAGGCGAAGGCAGCTGCCGCGGCAAAAGCCCAAGCGGATGCCAAAGCCAAAACTGATGCCAAGGCCCAAGCGGATGCGAAAGCGAAGGCGGCTGCCAAGGCCAAGGCCGATGCGGCAGCTAAAGCTGACGCCAAACCGCCCGCAGATGCCAAAGCCCAAGCGGATGTGAAGGCGAAGGCCGATGCCGCCAAGGCCGCTGCTGCGGCAAAATCCGGTGAGAAAGTAGCGACTGCGCCGGCGAACGCTCCTGCGGCAACGAAAGTTGAACCGGCTGATGCGGGTGCGGCCGCGAGTAATCAGATTGCGATCGGTGAAGAAACTGGACGGGGAATTCCGCCTTGGTTGTGGTGGTTGCTCTTACCCTTAGGCTTGCTCGGTTTGCTGCTGTGGCTATTGCCGAAGGATGAAGAGGATGACGTGCTGCCGAGTCGTTCGGCGACGGGTTCGACCACACGCCTTGGGGGTGTGGGAAATGCTGTGGATACGGCTAAGGATACAGTGGGTGATGCAGCGAATGCCGGTGGGGCAGCGGCAGCGGGCGCGGGTGCGGCAATTGCGGGTGCCGGTGCGGCGGCCATGGCCCGATTGCGCGGGAATAAGGATCAGCTCGATGATGCGACTCCGGATCGGGCGCTGGATTCGGAATGGGAGCCGGGCACTGGCGACCAGCCAGAGGTGAATATTGAGACGCCGGATTGGAACCTGAATGCCGATGAATCGGCAGAAGTGGTGGCTGATGATCCAAGCTGGGCCGAATCGGCGAAAAATGCGGCGGGTGACGCCGTTGATGGGACTAAAGACTCCTTGGGTAACGTGTTTGATGCGGGTGGCGCGGCAGTTGCTGGTGCTGGTGCGGCCGCGGCTGGTTTAGGTGGTGCGGCTTGGTCACGTCTGCGTGGTAACAATAACGATCAATCAGCGGATCTGAATGCGGGTGAGGCGGCGGAAGCGGAATGGGAGTTTGAGGGTGAACTACCGTCAGCCAGCACCGAAGTCTCTTCGCGGATGGCTGACTTTGCACCAGATGGGAATCAGCCGGATGGGGGCAATTTGCTTGATCGGGCGAAAGATGCTGTCGGGGGTGCTGTTGATGGCACGAAAGATGCCGCGAGTAACCTGGTCGATGGTGCGAAGGACGTGACCGGGAACACAATTGGCAATGTCCAGTCTGGTCTAGATAATGGTGTTAGTGGTGTGACCGGGGCCGTTGCGGGTGCAACGGGTGCGGTCACTGAAGGCGTGGGTAGCAGTATCGATCGCGTTTCCGCCACTTCTGCTAATTTGACTGATACTGCAGGTGAGACCGCCGGCACCACTTCTGGTTGGTTAAAGTCGCTGTTTGGTAAGGCGAAGGATGCGGCGGGCGATGCGACCCAGGCCGCGGCCGGTGTTGGCGACAAGCTCAAGGATGGTGTCACGGATGCGGCGGGTTCGGTCACTGGAACTGCGGCCGCTGGTGGTGCCGCTGCTGTTGCGGGTCTCGGCGCCGCTGGTGCGGCTGTGGGCGCGGCGATGAGTGGCGCGGGGCGTGTGGTGATGGTGCCTTATAACAGTCGTGAAGCCTTAGTCCGTTGGGAAATGGCGGCGGCGGCTCAGACGGAGCTGCGTCAACAAGGTGGAAACCAATTAGTTTTGCGTCTGTATGATGTAACTGATATGGATTCGACGGCAACTGATTTGCCCACCTTTGAGCAGTTTGATGTAGATGAGTCAGCGCAGGAACAGCGGATTTTGATTCCGCAGCGCGATCGCACCTATATGACTGTCTTAGGTTACTTGACCCGTTCCGGTGGTTTCTTGGAAGTCTCCCGCTCTGAGTCTGTCCAGATTCCGGCGAGCTAG
- a CDS encoding lipase family protein codes for MKAPLATQTRRKKDKGLAYSDTIALELAEVSHISYQNADSVVQPMHDRGFDQFFYFERDDTEAFLVGNAEKLIVIFRGTEPQSVKDWITNSQVAKVKACNGRVHAGFWNGCQDIWSEVETEIQRVRRQFAAPPPLFLTGHSLGGALAILAAAQLEMCGHQVDGVYTFGCPRIGDRHFAMQYNRKLYNQTFRLVNHRDIVAQLPPNELGYTHVGQLIYFDETGIRRISPFPQDNRFGWAEAFYDHDLKAYRQSLNATQAALLQESSIHA; via the coding sequence ATGAAAGCACCACTCGCAACGCAAACCCGCCGTAAAAAGGACAAAGGACTGGCTTATAGCGATACGATCGCCCTGGAGCTGGCCGAAGTCTCACATATCAGCTATCAAAATGCCGATTCCGTTGTCCAGCCGATGCACGATCGGGGATTTGATCAGTTTTTTTACTTTGAGCGGGATGATACGGAAGCCTTTCTGGTGGGCAATGCCGAAAAATTAATCGTCATCTTTCGCGGCACCGAACCGCAGAGCGTCAAAGATTGGATCACCAACAGCCAAGTGGCAAAAGTCAAAGCCTGCAATGGTCGAGTCCACGCCGGATTTTGGAATGGGTGCCAGGATATTTGGTCCGAAGTTGAAACAGAAATCCAGCGGGTGCGCCGCCAGTTTGCCGCACCACCGCCCTTATTTCTCACTGGGCATAGTCTCGGCGGCGCCTTAGCGATTTTAGCGGCCGCCCAGTTAGAAATGTGTGGCCACCAAGTTGATGGCGTGTATACATTTGGCTGTCCCCGGATTGGCGATCGGCATTTTGCGATGCAGTACAATCGCAAACTTTATAACCAGACTTTCCGCTTGGTGAATCACCGCGACATTGTGGCACAACTGCCCCCGAATGAACTGGGCTATACCCATGTTGGGCAATTGATTTACTTTGACGAAACTGGTATCCGGCGGATTTCGCCTTTTCCCCAAGACAATCGATTTGGCTGGGCCGAGGCATTCTATGATCATGACCTCAAAGCCTATCGCCAGAGTCTCAACGCAACGCAAGCAGCACTCTTACAAGAAAGTAGCATTCACGCATAA
- a CDS encoding bifunctional class I SAM-dependent methyltransferase/glycosyltransferase family 2 protein — MIQSLPATTAVSHDRLKHHVRSSFDQLAPRMDWWSHRNRYYHQDLAQLHGFLIPTGATVLEIGCGTGDLLASVQPSTGVGIDFSQALISLAQEKHPHLQFVCADAEDFCLDPDISTFDYILLSDTLGHLSDIQQVLQHLQVYCHPRTRIILTFHNFLWQPLLNLAEKVGQRRPQPPQSWLSMSDVRNLLSITGYESVKIGRRFLFPKRIPGLAQLCNRILVHLPGIQHLGLTNYIVARPRPTIDPNQTAPTCSVVIPARNEAGNIQAAIDRLPVLGSQTEVIFVEGHSRDQTWAEIQRVVAQGHPQHRLKAFQQTGRGKVDAVRLGFGEATGDILMILDADLTVQPEDLPHFFDVVASRRGDFANGTRLVYPRSGAAMPWLNNLANKFFSLAFSFLLDQPLKDTLCGTKVIWREDYVKLVDGRSYFGDFDPFGDFDLLFGAAKLNLRIVDVPVRYQPRTYGESNIAHFREGLVLLKMCLYALRKIKFV; from the coding sequence GTGATTCAATCGTTGCCTGCCACCACTGCTGTATCCCACGATCGGCTGAAGCATCATGTACGCTCCAGTTTTGATCAACTTGCACCGCGCATGGACTGGTGGAGCCACCGGAATCGCTACTACCACCAAGACTTAGCCCAGCTCCACGGATTCTTAATCCCAACAGGCGCCACGGTCTTGGAAATCGGCTGTGGCACGGGGGATTTACTGGCATCCGTCCAACCCAGCACAGGGGTCGGGATTGATTTTTCGCAAGCGCTGATTAGCTTGGCCCAGGAAAAGCATCCCCATTTACAATTTGTCTGTGCCGATGCCGAGGACTTTTGCCTTGACCCGGATATCTCAACCTTTGATTACATCCTGCTCTCCGACACCCTGGGCCACTTAAGCGACATTCAGCAAGTGCTACAGCACTTGCAGGTTTATTGTCATCCCAGAACACGGATTATCTTGACATTCCATAATTTTCTGTGGCAACCGCTGCTCAACTTGGCCGAAAAAGTCGGCCAACGACGGCCTCAACCCCCACAAAGCTGGCTTTCCATGAGCGATGTGCGCAATCTTCTCAGCATCACAGGCTATGAATCGGTCAAAATTGGTCGCCGCTTTCTGTTTCCAAAGCGCATTCCCGGTCTCGCCCAGTTATGTAATCGGATTTTGGTGCACTTGCCCGGTATCCAGCACTTGGGGCTGACCAACTACATCGTGGCCCGGCCCCGGCCGACGATCGACCCCAATCAAACCGCTCCCACTTGCTCTGTCGTGATTCCCGCCCGGAATGAAGCCGGTAATATTCAAGCGGCAATCGATCGACTGCCGGTACTTGGTTCACAGACAGAAGTCATCTTTGTGGAGGGCCATTCGCGCGATCAGACCTGGGCTGAAATTCAGCGGGTCGTGGCCCAAGGCCATCCCCAGCACAGGCTCAAAGCCTTTCAACAAACCGGGCGAGGAAAAGTCGATGCGGTGCGCCTCGGGTTCGGCGAGGCAACGGGCGATATTCTCATGATTTTGGATGCCGATCTCACCGTTCAGCCGGAGGACCTCCCGCACTTTTTTGACGTTGTGGCTTCCCGGCGCGGCGATTTTGCCAATGGCACACGCTTGGTTTACCCGCGATCGGGTGCCGCCATGCCCTGGCTGAATAACTTAGCCAACAAATTCTTTAGTCTGGCGTTTTCGTTCCTGCTCGATCAACCCTTGAAAGACACACTCTGCGGCACAAAAGTCATTTGGCGCGAGGATTACGTCAAACTCGTGGACGGCCGCAGCTACTTTGGCGATTTCGATCCATTTGGCGATTTTGACCTGCTCTTCGGCGCGGCCAAACTCAATTTACGCATCGTTGATGTCCCCGTGCGCTATCAACCCCGGACCTACGGCGAATCGAATATCGCCCATTTTCGCGAGGGCCTCGTTTTACTCAAAATGTGTCTCTACGCGCTGCGCAAGATTAAATTTGTTTAA
- the pyrE gene encoding orotate phosphoribosyltransferase, whose amino-acid sequence MTDVTVTDFAWTSADLPSLRQQLLDLFCQVAYKEGDFLLSSGQRSTYYINGKQVTLHPQGSVGVGRILLPLIPATTIGVAGLTLGADPIVSATSAVGVYENRSLTPLIVRKEAKGHGTQAYIEGPTLPEGSPVVVLEDVVTTGQSAMKAVERLRGAGYQVEQIITLVDRQQGGAEFYAAQGLKFDAVFTIADLQAHWQKLHA is encoded by the coding sequence ATGACAGACGTGACCGTAACTGACTTTGCCTGGACCAGCGCTGATCTCCCCAGTCTCCGACAGCAGTTGCTCGATTTGTTTTGCCAAGTTGCTTATAAGGAAGGTGATTTCCTCCTATCTTCTGGCCAACGCAGCACTTACTATATCAACGGCAAACAGGTCACACTTCATCCCCAAGGCAGCGTTGGCGTTGGCCGAATTTTGCTCCCGCTGATTCCCGCGACCACCATCGGCGTCGCCGGACTTACCCTCGGCGCTGATCCGATCGTATCAGCCACCAGTGCGGTCGGGGTCTACGAAAATCGATCGCTGACGCCACTGATTGTGCGCAAAGAAGCCAAGGGACACGGCACCCAGGCGTACATCGAAGGCCCCACCCTCCCAGAAGGTTCGCCAGTGGTTGTACTCGAAGATGTCGTCACCACTGGTCAGTCTGCAATGAAAGCTGTTGAACGACTCCGCGGTGCGGGATATCAAGTCGAGCAGATCATCACCCTTGTCGATCGGCAACAAGGTGGCGCCGAGTTTTATGCGGCACAAGGCTTGAAATTTGATGCGGTGTTTACGATCGCCGACTTACAGGCACACTGGCAAAAGTTACACGCCTAA